One segment of Rhodopirellula baltica SH 1 DNA contains the following:
- a CDS encoding TolC family protein produces MKQIVKPTTAIIDGLRSRKLRRTVRTLTSSRRRWVRSIILAGILVGPSHLALWAETPGHADGHSPHSVSTTYRSHEAVHLPIPNAISSGPYAHQVDRYRDRVLENELIAEADGNCWFKDSPALSSGSSIAGQISQLDPQVVWWDEDVTQPLGLAEQHTSVDASGLAQTALIASPYVRSLLTEPQISMTDIVIADAQFDPLTFLDANYTDTNDPVGSELTTGDQSERFRDNLFASSAGVRKKLTGGGNLEVVQRGGFQNNNSTFLTPNPQGTSRLELNFSQPLLRDHGKAVNRTRVILAKIDAQITNSEVREEIQTHLVDVTTAYWELYQARAEWLQRNRLLASAQEMQTVLQARGAVDSQQRQILRANVAVAKRRADLVRIETRIRNAQSKLRLLTGDRQFAQFAQYEMVPVERPLMQSIELSTRDATLTALDNRPDIVQSLQQMHAVSTRVGAARNQVLPRLDLLLSSYVSGLDSGTNTFGAIGRQFSEGGPTYSAGLIFERPWGNRANQARLRRNRWEWTRSYAEFQQTTEAAMTEVEIAVRETQTLFNELIAKQQSTMAAAREVDYLRQRWTHLPDPNENAILLIENLLDAQERLADEERSLVRSQVAHALSWVTLRKAMGVLLVCNVADVSPVPSNVSVFLPDETEPFGGMIESEELILPTPEEWNSP; encoded by the coding sequence ATGAAACAAATTGTGAAACCGACGACCGCCATCATTGATGGCTTGCGCTCGCGCAAGCTTCGGCGGACGGTACGCACACTCACTTCATCCAGACGCCGATGGGTTCGATCGATCATTCTGGCAGGAATCCTGGTTGGCCCATCCCACTTGGCACTATGGGCAGAAACGCCCGGTCACGCCGATGGCCATTCGCCTCATTCGGTTTCGACCACCTATCGATCTCACGAAGCGGTTCATTTACCGATCCCCAATGCCATCTCGAGTGGCCCCTACGCTCATCAAGTCGACCGGTATCGCGATCGAGTCCTTGAAAACGAGCTCATAGCGGAGGCCGATGGAAACTGTTGGTTCAAAGATTCACCGGCGTTGTCGTCTGGATCATCCATCGCAGGTCAGATCAGTCAGCTCGACCCGCAAGTCGTTTGGTGGGACGAGGACGTCACGCAGCCACTCGGTTTGGCCGAACAACACACCTCCGTCGATGCCTCGGGATTGGCCCAGACGGCGTTGATTGCCTCGCCCTATGTCCGCAGCTTGCTGACGGAACCTCAGATCTCAATGACCGACATTGTGATCGCCGACGCCCAGTTCGATCCGCTGACGTTTTTGGATGCCAACTACACCGATACGAACGATCCGGTTGGCAGTGAATTGACCACGGGCGACCAATCGGAACGATTCCGAGACAACCTGTTTGCCTCATCGGCGGGTGTACGTAAGAAGCTGACCGGTGGCGGGAACCTGGAAGTCGTGCAGCGTGGTGGCTTTCAGAACAACAACTCGACGTTTCTGACCCCCAACCCGCAAGGAACGTCGCGGTTGGAACTGAATTTCTCTCAACCGTTGCTTCGTGACCACGGCAAAGCGGTCAATCGCACGCGAGTCATCCTCGCAAAGATCGACGCACAAATCACCAACAGCGAAGTGCGAGAAGAAATTCAGACGCACTTGGTCGATGTCACCACCGCGTACTGGGAACTTTACCAAGCCCGCGCCGAATGGCTGCAACGCAATCGTTTACTCGCCAGTGCACAGGAGATGCAAACGGTCCTGCAAGCTCGCGGCGCGGTCGATTCGCAACAACGGCAAATCCTGCGTGCCAATGTTGCAGTGGCCAAACGGCGAGCCGATTTGGTCCGCATCGAAACCCGAATCCGCAACGCTCAATCAAAATTGCGTTTGTTGACTGGTGATCGCCAATTCGCCCAGTTCGCTCAATACGAAATGGTGCCCGTTGAGCGTCCGCTGATGCAGTCGATCGAGTTGAGCACGCGAGATGCGACTCTGACGGCGTTGGACAATCGTCCCGACATCGTGCAAAGCCTGCAACAAATGCATGCTGTGTCGACACGCGTCGGTGCCGCACGCAATCAAGTTTTGCCGCGACTGGATTTGCTGCTCAGTTCTTACGTATCGGGTTTGGATTCAGGCACCAACACATTCGGAGCAATCGGTCGCCAATTCAGCGAAGGCGGTCCAACATATTCCGCCGGTTTGATCTTCGAACGCCCGTGGGGCAACCGAGCCAACCAAGCCCGTTTGCGACGCAACCGATGGGAATGGACACGATCGTACGCCGAGTTTCAACAGACGACCGAAGCGGCAATGACGGAAGTCGAAATCGCCGTTCGCGAGACTCAAACGTTGTTCAACGAATTGATCGCCAAACAACAGTCGACGATGGCTGCCGCTCGCGAAGTCGATTATTTGCGGCAACGTTGGACGCACCTGCCCGATCCAAACGAGAACGCGATTCTTCTGATCGAAAACTTACTGGACGCGCAAGAACGCTTGGCGGATGAAGAACGCAGTCTGGTACGGTCGCAGGTCGCTCACGCGTTGTCATGGGTTACCCTTCGCAAAGCGATGGGCGTGCTGCTGGTTTGCAACGTCGCAGATGTTTCACCGGTACCGTCCAATGTCTCGGTATTCCTGCCTGACGAAACCGAACCGTTCGGAGGGATGATCGAGAGTGAAGAATTGATCCTCCCAACGCCGGAGGAGTGGAACTCACCATGA
- a CDS encoding preprotein translocase subunit SecA, translating into MSLLQSNSGWRSHFASATRFASLTQLGRFTDRPAVDIETVLQSACDQISNRSANSKQDLQDRWQTLRYKLLEATSDQTRDSSNQLDAIWRECLADALILAADAIRATHDIELFEVQLRAGLIVSSGWISRRGGVAEMQTGEGKTYALFVSSLIAALPGRGVHIATPNAYLAQRDHEQLRETWSLLGVKSSCLPEDSSADAAHAAYRADVTYGPGHAFGFDYLRDQLAMDTAARQRPGSTLLRRLNSESSTPRLQRGLAVALVDEIDHVLIDDALSPLLLSGTLPGEADDAAVHRHALKTATSLHGEEDFLATGQQIELTDTGLNRAYEAVEDWSDASLRRPWHEYVELALQATHLLRRDIDYVIEDESVRIVDQSTGRIYEDRTWSGGLQQAIEAKEELPIQRESESLAKITRQRFYRSYDYLAGVTGTAGDCREELKSVYGLNVQTVQPRLPSKRIVHPTHVTLTAKQKFAAIANEARRIADSGRCVLVGTLDIETSHRVAEEVRRQGLSCELLNGLQNAEEAEIIAQAGQPHAITVATNLAGRGTDIRLNPEVAAKGGLHVIVAEHHRSSRVDRQLIGRCARCGDPGSSRHFLSAEDNLVSQSAPWVGRAIRRAIAAEQIESLSVESQIASIQTRQAKRAAAARRQLLEADERDCGLVRKAQSNHDPAPHLQALDAG; encoded by the coding sequence ATGAGCCTTCTCCAATCCAACTCGGGATGGCGATCTCATTTCGCATCCGCAACCCGCTTCGCATCGCTCACCCAACTCGGTCGATTCACTGATCGTCCCGCGGTCGACATCGAAACCGTTCTGCAGTCCGCATGCGACCAAATCTCGAATCGGTCCGCGAATTCGAAACAGGATTTGCAAGATCGCTGGCAAACGCTGCGGTACAAATTGCTGGAAGCGACCTCGGACCAGACTCGTGACTCATCGAACCAGTTGGATGCAATCTGGCGTGAGTGCTTGGCGGACGCTTTGATCTTGGCCGCCGATGCGATTCGAGCAACTCACGACATTGAGCTTTTCGAAGTGCAATTGCGTGCTGGTTTGATCGTGTCCTCGGGATGGATCTCACGACGGGGCGGCGTGGCGGAAATGCAAACCGGCGAAGGAAAGACCTACGCGTTGTTTGTTTCGTCGTTGATCGCTGCTTTGCCAGGCCGAGGCGTGCACATCGCAACGCCAAACGCTTACTTGGCCCAACGTGATCACGAACAACTCCGCGAGACTTGGTCGCTACTCGGTGTCAAATCCAGCTGTTTGCCCGAGGACTCATCCGCCGACGCCGCGCATGCAGCTTACCGAGCGGACGTGACCTATGGGCCCGGTCACGCGTTTGGTTTTGATTACCTTCGTGATCAATTGGCAATGGACACGGCGGCACGTCAGCGCCCCGGATCGACGTTGCTTCGAAGATTGAATTCAGAATCATCCACGCCTCGTTTGCAGCGAGGGCTCGCGGTTGCGTTGGTCGATGAGATCGATCATGTCCTGATTGACGATGCTCTGTCGCCGCTGTTGTTGTCAGGAACTCTGCCGGGCGAGGCCGATGACGCCGCGGTCCATCGACACGCATTGAAAACGGCAACATCGCTGCATGGCGAGGAAGACTTCCTAGCGACCGGTCAACAAATCGAATTGACCGACACGGGACTGAATCGTGCCTACGAAGCGGTGGAAGACTGGTCCGACGCTTCGCTACGTCGACCATGGCATGAGTACGTTGAACTTGCATTGCAAGCAACCCATTTGCTTCGTCGAGACATCGATTACGTGATTGAGGATGAGTCCGTCCGGATCGTTGACCAATCCACCGGTCGCATTTACGAAGACCGCACCTGGTCAGGCGGATTGCAACAAGCCATTGAAGCAAAAGAAGAATTGCCGATCCAGCGTGAGAGCGAATCGCTCGCAAAAATCACACGTCAACGTTTCTATCGATCGTACGACTATTTGGCCGGAGTCACCGGAACGGCGGGTGATTGCCGCGAAGAATTGAAATCGGTTTACGGACTGAACGTCCAAACCGTCCAACCTCGGTTGCCATCGAAACGCATCGTTCATCCGACGCACGTTACGCTCACCGCAAAACAAAAATTCGCCGCCATCGCCAACGAAGCCCGCCGGATAGCGGACTCTGGGCGATGCGTTTTGGTAGGCACTCTGGACATCGAAACCAGTCACCGGGTTGCAGAAGAAGTTCGTCGGCAAGGTCTTTCTTGTGAGCTGCTCAACGGCCTGCAAAACGCCGAGGAAGCTGAGATCATCGCTCAGGCGGGACAACCGCATGCGATCACTGTCGCAACGAATTTGGCCGGGCGTGGCACTGACATCCGTTTGAACCCCGAAGTGGCCGCCAAGGGCGGACTGCACGTGATCGTAGCCGAGCACCATCGCTCCTCGCGTGTCGATCGGCAATTGATCGGTCGGTGTGCTCGTTGTGGCGACCCAGGCAGCAGTCGCCATTTCTTGTCCGCCGAAGACAACTTGGTCAGCCAATCGGCACCTTGGGTGGGTCGTGCTATCCGACGTGCCATCGCCGCCGAACAAATCGAATCACTTTCTGTAGAGTCTCAAATCGCATCGATCCAAACACGGCAAGCCAAACGAGCTGCCGCGGCAAGACGCCAATTGCTGGAAGCGGATGAACGCGATTGCGGATTGGTTCGCAAAGCCCAATCGAACCATGATCCCGCCCCACACCTTCAAGCATTGGATGCAGGATGA